The nucleotide sequence tacaccattctttgccttccattataGCAATTCAAGTGTGGTACCCaagtttttttgcccctctttgcAAGTCGTTTATAGCAATTTTTATGATCGTCTAGCTTGCgcttgaacttgatcttctccttgtcacttttgcattctctttgtgcatcatggATGTCCTGACCAAGaccatcagcgggctcatcttctgccgctacctcttctttagcttcccccattgcagtatcatcaaaggcaccgtaTTTAGCAAAACCATGAAtaataatattgtcatcatccccttcttctcttcatcttcttccattataacACCTCTTTCTCCCTGcttagtccaacaaatatagtttggcatgaaacccggcGTAAACAAGTGTTCGTGTAGGATCCTTGAGCAAGAATAATCCTTCTCATTCTTAAATAGAACACATGGGGTTGGCCACGTTTATGAATTCATGCACGCCCCTAATAAACTCTAGGGAGCGGCAGTCCGCGTTGTACATCCATTGCtggttcatctgcattacatgacgtaAATCACATCAAAAACTTGTAATAACccatattatacaacatgcatgattagtagttaattaaaagatccaaaatatccatcaatcaacatgattaattaGTATCCTATATCACACAACTCACGTACTCTcgaacattaatttattaaagccttgatacaatgtatacaatcccaaatagcactaaacaaactaaacctacaATGCACTTTAGCAGAATAAGAATTTCGCAACCAATTCCAACTAAACAGACAGATCATTCTTGTGCTGGTTCACTGCCTCATCATACGTGCACTCTCATCAGTCGCCTTAGTCTCCTTTGCAAGAGATTTTTGGACGtactcaacatactcttcctcccagtactaaCTATCACATGATCCAGTGTCATCCTACTAAAATTACAACaacaaatcaagaactttaatcaaaatcatcacaaaaatggCTACAAAACATAACAAAAGATGACAAAAAATTACTCACTTCGCGATCCGGACATGTGTAGAAGATGTGGCCTTGGTTAGGacccttcttcttcaccctatACTCCCTCACAGTCTTCTGCCCACACTTGCCGCACGCAGTGAGAGGGAGGTCCAGCCTCAGTCGCTTAGGGACCCCATGCGAGGCCGAGAACCCAGAAGCAGTCACCATCTacgactctctatactcattttcatcaactactataaatttctcattttgtgaaccatgaaattaattaaatgAGCTATATACTAAAAAACATTTtgtttctctatttctaaaccatgaaatgaggcaatgaaaggtgcatactagttttgatgagctaaaataagattccttcatctacatatgcaaactatcaagtgattttgagctcaaatggcatataaataaaaaatatccaccattattctcaatctagaaaaccaaaaaattctctatttctagaccatgaaatgaggcaatgaaaggtgcatacaagttttgatgaactactataagCTTTCTTCATCTTTAtattcaaactatcaagtgattttgagctcaaatggtatataaataaaaaaaaatagccACCATCATTCCTGATCTAAAAAACCACAAgtttctctatttctagaccaaAAAATGAGACAGGCTAGTGATGAAACATGGGaggatgaagttggtaacctttagaaccgaagaatggatggaggaatgaagtcttcaccaatccCGCAAGCATGAACTCCTTCCACGAGTAAGAACAGAGAGCAGGCAGAGAGCTTGAAATGGCTCAGgctggaggaggaaggagaaagtATATAGCCTGAGACATATAGTCCCGGTTTGTGGCGGGACTGGAGggtgacctttagtctcggtttgagccatcaaccgggactaaaggtcccctcctgctCCTCTCCTGCAAAAGCTATGCCTCTAGCCGTTAGGCAAGGGACTTCCAACCGGGACAAATCCTTTCTTTAGTCCTAGGTCCAAAAATAACCGGGACTAAAACCTTAAATcgaaagtctgttctctactagtgacagCATCTTGGGTCGGTGTGATGGCTGCAGTTTAGGCGTGGTGTGTTGTGGTTGTGGCTGCAAGCCAAACACGTCCTAAGCCACCAGAGACTAGAGAGCGCACGGACATACGAAATGGCCGGTTCATTTTATTCTAATTCTAAGCAGCAGACGTGTCCGGCGCCCCTAGAGTTGAAGAAGCAGGTAACTTGATAAGAACGCCATCTActatttctatttcttttttctcGATCACGTAAAAGGTTTACATGTCTTTATATTAAGGTAGAGAAAATTTTAATACAACACGTCTTAGCAACCACCTTAAAGGGTCAGAAGAGTTGTACATAGACGTTCAGACCCACCCTATTCCCTAGTATTCTGAAATCTATAGCGTTACATTGGACACCGATCAACCCGAATTATGGCGCCGACTAGGAGGCCTATGCCTGGGCAGCCAAGCAGCGGCGGCGCCACTTGTGTGTACCCACGTCGCCATCCGACGGGAACAATCCATGAAATGCCTACATATTACCGCTACcatttctttttcatttttttttgaagaaaattctATTCATTTGTTTGACGAACCTGGTGTATTTAGTTACTGCTTGCATATATACTGCTATAGAGATGGAGCAATCTGAATACCGGATACGCCTATGTCTGTACCTAGCAATTTCTGCGGATAGATCGATCATACAATAACTGAATTAAAATGGTGTAAAATCGGCTCAACCCTCCAAGACGCTCATCACCTCCACACTAGAGAACAGTTAGCCCGCGGTGCCTGGAGCATGGAAACCCCAGCTGATCCACCGGTGACGGTGAGTGGTACCTGCGAGAGGGCGTTGCCGCCACCAGAAAGGAGCAAACAAGAGGCAGGACCGCAATATCACATCCCTGTCTTCTCCAACTCCAAGCTTGGTCAGCATGTACAGGAGCAGCAGCCAAAGACATCATGGCCAACGGCTGCTTATCCAGCTGGAGCGCCTAAAGGATGAACACAGGAAGGCGCAGCCACTCAAGGATGGGCTGAAGGGCATAAAGGAGAAGACGATCCAAGTTTTGTTTGGAAAGCAAAGGTAAAGTGAGTACAAGGGAACTATTACCTGTCGGCAATGCTCCGTGGAGGGTCAGCGGGATAGTGGATGTATATGATCTCGACAGTTTTCTTGCtctgtgtgcgtgtgtgtttaTTTGTAAGCTACAACACTGGaatccgaagaagaagaaggatggaatTCGGACGACGGAACCAGGGCAGATTAGTTTTAGGAGTAGCTTTACAATTCATTTTGTTCATGTCATCTCCTCTCTGTGTCCTCAACTACTTACGCTACTAACTCCTGCCGGTTGCTTGGGCCTTACCCACTCTAGGCCGTCCACCAGCGAGTTGGGCTGCATCGAGGCCCAGTTCACGTCTTATCCTCCAGGTCTTGCGCGCCCAACTGAGCAGCAACAGTGCTGTTGACATCCCCTCTAGGCCTGgacaaaaatgaatcgaaccaAAATAACTGGAACCGAAACCAAACTAACTGAAATCGAACATTTCAGTTCCTAATTCAATTAGGGAGGGGTGATAAGCACAGCTAGCTTGGCCCTGAAACCGAAATACCCCGAATATTTTTTGTGCGAGAAAGACCAAGGTGGGGTCATTTTTGCAAATGATCAATTCAATGATATAAGTATTTTAAAGACCGATGATGTAACATTAAATGTGAATATATATAACCACCGATGTCCAATcagtaaacatggaattactaaaTGTTGATTTGCGAGACACCTTTAGCGACGATTGTTCATCAAATTTTAGCAACCGACATCTATCCACAGTGCGGTGGATTGGTGTATTGAAAGCAGAAGCTCTGTTGAGAGGCCCTCCTAAAGTTTCCTTTTACTTTATATAAACCAATATGTATAATAACCTTAAAGGCCTCCACAAGAACACTTAACTTCAAAAAACTCAGGTTCATTTTTTGAACTTGCTAGGTCAATTACTAtactactacagaaatgattttAAAGGAGCTCTTTTTTCCAGAGGTAGCTCCATCAAACATTGTCTCTTAAAATCGATTTCTAGACGTGGTTGGTGTTTTACATCCTCTCTAGAAATGTCCATTGTTTTCAGAGGCAGTTGCTAATGGGACCTGCTTCTTCTAAAAATATTAGCAGAAAAAGAAATGGTAACTTTTTTGCATATATTTTAAgttcatagattttgaaatttatttttttttttgaatttttaaacaACCTTGAATGGAGATACATCTTAAATCAAAGTTGCAGTgctcgacgagatctaaaactttgtagctcacacttttttttctaaaacttaataaaaaaattatagcGTCATTCGCTTCACAAAGTGATTGGTACCGTGGTAGGACTAGCTCGTTTGAGGCAAGAGGTTTTTTAATTCGTTCCCTAAGAACCCACTCACAAGCATGGTACTTCATTCTCTAATGGCCTTCTCTCAAGATTAAGAACATTTATGTTTTTTAGTTAGTTGACTAGATATGTGCTCGTGTGTTGCACGGGGCCATGAATTTTTATGCACACCTATTGGCGACGGATTTAATCATTTCCACAAAAGAATAAAAAGCTAATAAATAATTTTTCATTAACAATTTTGCTTCGGGAACCTTAAACTATTTTCAATTTCATTAAGACCTCTAATTGTTTTTGTTCTCTTTAGTTATTTATTAACCGGAAATATAATATCTTTTCATTTACTCCccacatcttttttttttctgctcCGAGCGCTACAAACAAGCACGTGCATAGAGGTTGAATCTGGCCAGTACACAGACGGGAGGACGGAACTCACTGACTAACGTCGGTACCAGCAGCAGCGGATCTCAGTCCCTGTGCTCCTGCGGAACAAGGGCGAGTGGGCAACgcgtaaggctggataacgagccagctcggcttgtttcggctcgttaagataacgagttagctcggctcggctcgttatcctaacgagccagaaagcaagctcggctcggctcgttaaaagctcgagctggctcgttaagctcgcgagccaggtataaaaaaatacacaaaatataatgtttgcatttatctaaagtttgagaataataataatacaaaataaatgcatctaacaaccttaaattgaataaaaaaattaatatgtgctaatatatatacaagtataataaaatattataatattcatgcatctaacaaccttaaatgatacttttttcctggaagcttggctcgtttagctcgcgaggggctcgcgagctggctcgagttggctcgttatagctaacgagctaaaatcttggctcggctcggctcattatcataacgagccgagccgagccgagtcgagccagccacgagccgagcgagctaatgagcttcgagtttttcgtccagccttagcaACGCGGATCAGCATTGACGACTAATCGGACTATGGTTCTTGGTGCCGTCAGAAGACATTGTTGGAGATCATTGCCTCGGATGAGGCCGGAAGTGTGTTAAATAATCTGCTGCTATCTGTATGAACGTACGGCGGGAATAGGTGTTCAAAGGTTTCCTGTTGCTGCACTATAGCCGCTGTAGCGGCAGGTGTCGAAAGGTTTCCCTACCGCACTGTAGTCACAGCAGGAGCAGACGTCAAAGTCAACCCTGCTGTCACATTTCGTCACTGTGGCAGCATGGCAGCCTGATatatctgtgtactaggattagatgggttgAGTTGTATATATAATTTTCTACTCCAATTAAGTAAAGAgcaagttcagttttgccatctcctctatagagctccggccaacgctggtgcttgtattgtgtgtgtgtgtgcgcgcgcactCTGTTCTCTCTctattcttctacctctagccatagtgtgggGTCAACAACACTGGTGAGCGGTCGGCTTATCCTTGCCGGAGATTCagacaattggtatcggagccgtacaagcgccgtcgccggactaaccatTGGCGATGatggacggtttggagatgggcgacaacaGCGACACTGATGTGGCTGTCCAGCCACGACAGAAGGTCGCAGTGCGCATGGAGCGGGagatcagcggcaccagttgaccgacactaactcgcaccaactatggcgagtgggcggtgaccaagaaggtcaagctcagagcctgatggctctggaatgctattgacaagggcaccgacaacgaagaagacgatatgtcagcattggaggctatcctgGCAGCTGTGCCAGCGGAATAcaaggagccgttgggggcgaagaactctgctaaggaggcgttggaggccattgcagcgatgcgcgtcggctcctactgcgcaaagaaggcgacggcccaactGCTGAAGcaagagtacgccaacctcaagttcaaggatggtgaatcggtggaggacttctcccccCGTCTATAGTCGCTCATCAgtaagctgaggagccacggcgtcaccatcgacaaagaagatgcggtctccaagtacctccactccgtatcagtgaagtacatccagatcgctctctccatagagacgatgctggacctaTCCACCCTTACCATTAAGGATGTGACAGGCTGTCTGCGGCCGATGGATGAGCACATGGAGCAGGCCATGGCAACgacggacagcggcaagctgctacTGACAGAGGAGTGGGCTACTCAAAGAAGCCTCCTCtaaccgcggtggcgatggcaagcaccgcggcaaggcttcttcggacaagaagaagaagaaggtcgaccccaacacgTGATGGcgctgcgggaagatgggccattgggcaaaggagtgcccaaatcacaagcaggagaagaagactGAGGCTCATCTGACgcaggctgatgatgatgatgaggccactctcctgatggcgacattctgtgcactgcacgacgttgaggccaaaGAGAAAGAAGAGATAATGGCGGTGGAAGTGCCTAGGAAGGCTCTGAAGgttgtcaacctcgatgaaccgcgcgcccaagtccaccttggacgTATGGGCGACgaacaggagcagcggtggtacctggactccgacgctagcaaccacatgacgggctccaatgAAGCCTTCTCTAAGCTCGACGACAATGTGACCGTCACGatgaagttcggtgatggctcaaaGGTGGCGATCCGAGGACgaggcaccatcatcttcaggtgctaggACGGCGAGCACCGCACGctgacggatgtatattacatcccgtagctacgttcaagcatcatcagcattggccagctagaTGAGCGCGGAAGTGAGatactgatcaaggatggagtcctcatgatcagggaccgggaggagcgccttcttgccaaggtgataAGGTCCCAGAACCTGTTGTACctactcgacttgaaggtggagcagccggtaTGCCTGGCAACACGGTACACTGAGgaaccgtggctgtggcatgTCCGGTTCGGCCATCTCAACTTCGACGCGCTCGGtcagctagagaagatggtccgagagctgccccacatcaagcacacaGGCGAGGTTTGTGATAGCTACCTAGCCAAAAAGCAGAGGAGACGCTCTTGAGCTCGTCCATGGTGATCTTTGTGGGCTAATCATGCCAGCCACAAACGGCGATCGGCGCtacttcctcctactcgtggatgattgcagtcgctatatgtggctgcaaatCTTGATGAGCAAGGACGAGGTAGTGGAGGCGATCAAAAAGTTCAAGGCACGTGCGGAGGTGGAGAGTGGCAAGAAGCTACGCATGCTACAGACTAATTGtggtggcgaattcacttcggtggagttcgctgcgtactgtgtGGATCAGGGTGTGTTGCGACACCATACCGTGTCATACTTGCCATagcagaatggtgtggtggagcagcggaaccagacggtggtcggcatggcttgatccatgatgaaggctaagAGCATGCCGATAAGATTCTAgggtgaggcagtgaccacggcagtgttcatcctcaaccacagGCCCACCAAGGCCCCAAAGGGCAAGACGTCGTTCAAAGCTTGGTAGGGGCGCAAggcgagcgtgtccttcctccggacattcggctgcatcggccacgttaggaagacaaagccggtcctcaccaagctagatgataggagcacaccgatggtgctcctgggctacaCGAAAGTTACCAAGGCTTACCGACTCTACGACCCAtgcggaggcaaggtggttgcCTCGCACGACatcatgttcgacgagaaggcggcctgGGCCTGGGACAGTCCAAGCAAGGGGGAAGCTAGTGGTTTCACCAGCACCTACgtcatcgagcacttggtcatccatggtggtggaaatgctggagaggaggtgccaaccactccagcaacagagccaaGCACTCTTGGGGCGGTGCCGAGCAGTcctgtagtggtgccgaccactctaggacgaGTGCCGAACGCTCCCATAGCAGAGCCAAGAagtcttgtagtggtgccgaccactccaagactagtgCTGAGCACTCCtgtagtggtgccaaccactccaggagtggtgatgagcggactaggagtggtgacgagacggggtgccgagcactccaggtgttgtGCCGACCACTTTGGCAGAATaggggactccatcgacgccgatcgagttcgtcTCACCTCTAAGTGACATCATTGAGTTCGTGGATGTCTTCCACGACAGTGAGGAGGTACAGTTCCACAGGCTAGACGACATCATCGGCGGCATAGGGCCCTCAGTCCTGGTGggttggctgctcaatgacctagagctaCTTCTCGTctgtgcagaggaaccacccacgttcgcgttgGCCGAGCGCGATGCCAATTAGCAACGgacgatgctagaggagatgaaggcgatcgaggaaaacaagacttgggagctcatcgatccacctctaggatgcccaTCCAATCGGCCTAAAGTGGATGTACAAGGTCAAACGGGACGAGCAAGGTGCCACTGTCAAGCACgaggcgcgcctcgtcgcccgaggctttgtctagcgcgagggcatcgacttcaagGAAGTCTTTGCACCGGTAGTGCACATGGAGTCTATCTgactgctgctggctttggcagcagtGAAGGATTGGCGCGTCCATCACATAGACataaaatcagccttcctcaacggtgagctgaTGGAGACGGTCTTTGTCAGGCAACCTCTGGGTTTCGCCATCAAGGGGGCAGAGCATAGGGTGCTCTGACTATGCAAGGCCCTCTACGGACTATGACAGGCACCGCATGCGTGGAACGCCAAGAtagacgccacgctgggcgagcttgggttcacacggTGCACAACCGAGCATGCGCTCTACACACGGTGACGGGGAAGGAGGggctcatcgtcggcgtgtatgtggatgacttgatcatcactgATACGCGTGTGGAGGACATCGACaatttcaagcgtgagatggcggctcatttttgaAAGAGCGATCTTGGTGCGCTCTCTTACTACCttagcatcgaggtgagacaagggaaggaggcgctcatgctcggtcagagcgcgtacgcctcgaggctgttggagcggagcgacatggctgagtgcaagcagTGTGTGACTcagatggaggagcggctgaagctgacgaaggctagtACTATAGCGAAgttagatgcaacactctaccggagcatcgtcggtggtctacgctacctagtccacaagAGGCCGAACATTGCATTCGttgtgggctacgtcagccgctttatggaggatccccgagaggatcactaggctacAGTGAAGCAGCTGctgcgctacatcaaggggatggtggatcaggggatcgtcttcccTAAGACCTATGGAAGTGGGTTGCagctcactatgttcagcgatgcagacatggcgggggacatcgacggacggcggagcacctctagTGTGTTTGTTTTCCTCGagtcggctccaatttcatggttgtcgccGAAACAGAAGGTGGTAGTGTTGTCCACATGCGAGACAGAGTACGTGGCGACGGCCATAGGGAcatgccaagctgtgtggctacgctggctgctgggcgagctaaccggtctggaagctcacccaccaacactgatagtggacaaccagcccgccatcgccctcgtgaagaattcggttctccacgaccggagcaagcatatcgacgtcaagttccacttcctcaggtactgtgtcgatggagggtagaTCGTCATCGAATTCGTCGAAcctggtcggcaactcgtggacgtcatcaccaagccgctcggtcgtcttcggttcacggagctgaagaagatgatcggcatggagagggttctagggttagcagcaagATTAGGTGAAGAATtattaagtaatctgctgctcccctgtATGAACGGGCGGCAGGGGCAGATGCCGAAAGGCTCTCTGCTACTGCACTGTAGCTACTGCAGGGGCAgacgccgaaaggctcccctgccgtaCTGTATCCACGGCAGGGGCAGGCGTCAAAGTCAGTTCTACTGTCACATCTAGGAactatagcagcatggcagcttgatatgtctgtgtactagaattagatgggtagagttgtatatatagtttcccactgcaactcagtaaagtgcgagttcagttttgccatctcctctgcagagctcggGCCAACGCTGATGCTTGTACTGTGTGCGCGCACTctgttctctctcttcttctatctctagccatagtgtgtggtcgacaGCGCTGGTGAGCGATCGGTTCACCCTTGCCGGAGATCCAAGGCCAACAAAGTGGAGGAAGCCTGGAGTCGCAATGAATCGTCGCTGTAAGGCGACGTGAACGCGCGGGGCGACACGAGTGGACACGGCTGGGGCAAGCGCAGAGCGGGCTTTACGCGAGCGGGGACGAGCGCAGATGAGCGGCTTTTTAGGCAAGGAGGGCGACGCTAACGCGGCGAGCGCAAAAAGGAACGGAGAGAATTTGGATTGGAGAGTCGGATGGCAACACAATGTAAGCAAGGGAGTCACGTAGCTGGATGGACGGGGCGATTGCAAGGGAGTCACGTACTCACATAGAACACGCGGTTTGATGGAGGGGCGAGCGGGGCGATTAGCCACGC is from Miscanthus floridulus cultivar M001 chromosome 7, ASM1932011v1, whole genome shotgun sequence and encodes:
- the LOC136465404 gene encoding uncharacterized protein, whose protein sequence is MGHWAKECPNHKQEKKTEAHLTQADDDDEATLLMATFCALHDVEAKEKEEIMAVEVPRKALKVVNLDEPRAQVHLGRMGDEQEQRWYLDSDASNHMTGSNEAFSKLDDNVTVTMKFGDGSKVAIRGRGTIIFSIGQLDERGSEILIKDGVLMIRDREERLLAKVIRSQNLLYLLDLKVEQPVCLATRYTEEPWLWHVRFGHLNFDALGQLEKMVRELPHIKHTGEVCDSYLAKKQRRRS